The DNA segment CCCCTTACATTGTTCATTGACGCAGGCTGCATTATCCGCAGTCAGGTATCCAAGTCTTTGCAGGTCATTCAGCATTTGTTTGATCATCTCTGGATCGATATCCAATTTTTTTGCCAGCGAAGAAAAGGAGTTCGCTTGTTTACCGGCAATCTCTGTTAACAAATTGATCAGCATCGCAATACCTCCTGCCTATTCTTCGTTTCAGATGAACAACGAACCGAGCTGAAAGATCAGCACCGCTGCGATCCAGCCGATGATCAGTGAGTAGAGAACAGAAAACAGTGTCCATTTATTAGAATTGGTCTCCTTTTTAATTATTCCGATGGTCGCTGCACAGGGTGAATAAAGTAGGGTCATTACCATAAAGGCATAGGCGGAGAGCGGCGTAAAAT comes from the Dehalobacter sp. genome and includes:
- a CDS encoding FeoC-like transcriptional regulator encodes the protein MLINLLTEIAGKQANSFSSLAKKLDIDPEMIKQMLNDLQRLGYLTADNAACVNEQCKGCGGCCSKGNGEAGAILWTLTAKGRVLLESTNR